TTAGCACAGTTTCTCCAGAAAAGTAAATGGCAAATGAGTTTACAGGATATAAATTGGTTCGTTTGAGTTTTGATTTACACAAACATACTTGGGTGCGAGAAAATGCTGAATTCGAAagatatttttgaaaatgaaaatttaACTTGAAAAGCAAACTTTACTGAAGTCTGTCAGTCAGAACTTTCTCCAGTTATTAATTGTGGGTGACATACTTATCTTTTATTCGGTATCTAGGTGGCATGGTTCTATCTTTGGTCAGTCTCTAGCTCGCATAGTCAGTATGTGCATAACAGTCAGCTCCGttgaaactattttgaaagtAAGATTCAGGCTTGTGTTTAGTTGGTTGGACCCAAAAAGTATGGTAAACATTATAGAACAAATAAGAATAGAAAATGTAATCACCTTGTCTGTGCCAGAATTGTCAACAGAAGAGTAGATCATTCTGTGCACTCCTTTTTCTCCATATAGGGTGCCAAACATGTACTCTGATTCAATCTCCATCGCTGCAAATTGGATATGACCACTTGTAGACACAATCTTCTCAACCAGCCCTCCTTTGCAACCTTGCCTCCGTGCCCAACTTGCATACATGCCAAATAGCTTCTCTGCCCATAGCTGCAATCAGAAAATAACAAGATTTCAAAAAGGTGGGGACAATCTTGATCCAGGACTAGTTTAGATAAACACATCTATATAATTGATGTGCTCATAACTATGGACTAAGATATCGAAGGAACATTTACAATGACCATCCAATAGAAATGTTTCCTCTTAGGGTGTCACCATTAGTTGTCTAAAATAGCATCTTACATAACTTCAATTAAAGGACAAACTCATGAAAAGAAAACTTGCACGGTAGCATATTTATTACGATCAGTGCTAAATTGGCGTTATCTTATTCAAGTTTTCCAATGTTACTGCCATCAACTTACCTCTGACGCAACACTCTCTGATTCAGCAGTGACAATAATACAAGCTCCTTCCTTGTCATATGGACCCTTAAGAAGCTTGCACATCTGGTAACGATCCAGAAACTCACTAGCATCTAAAGAGACCTCGTATGCTTGTTTAAATAGCTCTCCATTTATGACATCCATCCCTGCTAGTTGACTTATTAACTTAGATTCTTCAGCCTGCACAATATATCTAACGAGTATCAGCATGAAAATAATGCTAAACTCTAGTAATTCATAATTTCCATAGTGGAAAATTAAAGAGTCGCATTCATCTACTTGATGCAGTGGCCAGGGGATCAATAAAGTCTTCCttttgaaagaaagaaaatagtgCAAAGTCAAAGCAAAAAATGAATGAAACTAAATCTGTAGAGCTGGAGCGATGAAGGGAACTGACAGGGCACATTGTTTAGTCCAGCTTCTCTGCTTCTCAAGCATGGCCCTTATGACTGAAACCAGCATGCTATATACAGCATATTTCTTTGTTCAACTTTTGGAGAAAGCAAAGAGTTCGCTGAACTCACATTATGCATCTAAGAAAGCACCTTGTATAGAAGGTCTTTGAGATGATCAACCGCTCTGATGGCATCAGACAGAGCAGAGAGCGTCTCATGTGACTTAGCAGGGTTGTCCCACAAATTACGGCTTTGCAATACTTCTTCATGCTTGATTCTCTGTGCTTCCTCCCACTCCAATGCACTGGACGCAGTCACCTCGACCCTGATAACTGCATCTTCGATCCTCCTTTTCCAGGAGAACAAACCTTGACATAATCAACAAGCAGATGTTAGTATAATCAGCTGCTTTAGTTTGTGCTAGTAGTAACATGTAAGATCTGGGTTGTACATTTGATGCATTCAGGTTGTACATTTTGCTCAAACTGAACTGTACATTCAGGACTGAtcttaatcatgaagagagaAGCATATCCACTTATCTGGCACCACAAAATTTCCAATCAATTAAGCTCTATTGTAAAATTATTTTGGCTTATCTTGACGTAAATTTTTAATATTCCGATTACTACCAGTACGAAGAGAAACCACTCTTATCTATAATCACCCGTATTCACAAAACCAATGTAATTTATCAATAAATTCACCAAAACATGGATGTAACAGATGGATCATGATGGATGTACCACACGATTGCGCAGAATTTCGCTAATCCTCCTAACCTAAACCGATCCACTAAAAAGCCGCAACAGCAGACCTACCGAGCTCCTTGTAGGTGGTGGCGTTGTCACCACGGCCGTCCGCCGGGTGGGCGGCGGAGAGGGCGAGGCGGCCAGTGCGGGAGCGGAACGCCGAAGCTCGTgctgacgccgccgccggcgaggtcggcgcggCCATCGCGAAGAGAATGCGAGTGGTGGTCGGTGGGGATGTGCGCGCGTTTGTGGTTTTGAGAGAGTCAGTCGAAGGCTACAGGCGTTGtgcggcggaggaaggcgtaGCCTGGCCTGGTGTGGCTCACACGCGCCTCATCCTACGCGGTATAGCTGGCCAACGGgccggcccaggcccggcaCGGCCCGTCAGGCGAGGTTGGGGACGAGGCTGGCGCGGCGGAGATGAGGGAGAGGCGGACAGGGGCGTGGACAGAGAGGATCGGGAGGGGAAGCGACGGAGCGTCTGCGTGGTCTTCGATCTGGATCGATAGGGACGAGAGCTTCAGCCATTAATTTCCTTTCGTGATTTAAGAAATTTCTGCCTTGGTGACAGTGTTTTTTCGACTAATAGCT
The Brachypodium distachyon strain Bd21 chromosome 2, Brachypodium_distachyon_v3.0, whole genome shotgun sequence genome window above contains:
- the LOC100846098 gene encoding peptide chain release factor PrfB3, chloroplastic isoform X1 — encoded protein: MAAPTSPAAASARASAFRSRTGRLALSAAHPADGRGDNATTYKELGLFSWKRRIEDAVIRVEVTASSALEWEEAQRIKHEEVLQSRNLWDNPAKSHETLSALSDAIRAVDHLKDLLYKAEESKLISQLAGMDVINGELFKQAYEVSLDASEFLDRYQMCKLLKGPYDKEGACIIVTAESESVASELWAEKLFGMYASWARRQGCKGGLVEKIVSTSGHIQFAAMEIESEYMFGTLYGEKGVHRMIYSSVDNSGTDKAVSARVDIIPLFLDSPVNLHLEDDDLEISPSPSGCENRSQRNGATVRIQHMPSGVDAQSSGERSYFANKLKAMSRLKAKLLIVARELRVADAKKVEKQAVEEKCNRETRIYTFGPQESVHDLNTGIQLSDLNSVLEGDIEPFIRGRYFQDRDE
- the LOC100846098 gene encoding peptide chain release factor PrfB3, chloroplastic isoform X2 codes for the protein MAAPTSPAAASARASAFRSRTGRLALSAAHPADGRGDNATTYKELGLFSWKRRIEDAVIRVEVTASSALEWEEAQRIKHEEVLQSRNLWDNPAKSHETLSALSDAIRAVDHLKDLLYKAEESKLISQLAGMDVINGELFKQAYEVSLDASEFLDRYQMCKLLKGPYDKEGACIIVTAESESVASELWAEKLFGMYASWARRQGCKGGLVEKIVSTSGHIQFAAMEIESEYMFGTLYGEKGVHRMIYSSVDNSGTDKLPGSVS